In Centropristis striata isolate RG_2023a ecotype Rhode Island chromosome 1, C.striata_1.0, whole genome shotgun sequence, one DNA window encodes the following:
- the elfn2a gene encoding extracellular leucine-rich repeat and fibronectin type III domain containing 2a isoform X1 — protein MASRLCLSSLFLSLLLPALLLLHLPGTVKGDCWLIEGDKGYVWLAICSQNQPPYETIPQHINSTVHDLRLNENKLKAVLFTSMYRFTNLTDLNLTKNEISYIEDGAFAGQANLQVLQLGYNKLTNLTEGMLRGLGRMQCLFLQHNLIEVIANNAFWECPSLSSLDLSSNKLARLDPSTFTVLNRLMVCELAGNPFHCGCELYSFLTWLEAFNNVTHTYDRLQCETPLEMTGYPLLSPLPGHGRNARFTLLSMCRDGVIIPGITSQTPDQDGSGMGLDNPDQGLYHQPNTSSTPDPSYNHQISMRLETVSLYTASLVVQIPRPYSKMYILSQYNQTFVADIKPLKKQREILTLDKLKPHTNYTYCVASASKSQRYNHTCLSFTTRAMGPGDQRSNPSTTTHYIMTILGCLFGMVIVLGLVYYCLRRRRIQEEKQKAISVKKTILEMRYGPEAAAAVANDPGAMQRLQEQAHHQHHHSGGAGGKLPQSASSSTGMLHGSANTSSSRLSTLPQVEKMASAFTEAMGGKGNYMDVRTPGVAGEGREGGVGAGGAVIGGEVVVDMRGGAENGTEAGEDSDDDGRGSASEISTIAKEVDKVNQIINNCIDALKLDASANVVTTADNGNSVSSSQPPACIASLPRNLLPLSPGHPGDQIMASSPKVHPKSHPQPHPQPHPQPHPQPHPHPQLHQQPHPPSMAPVPLVMPLSERPGISGGGFLSPPYRDPPPANAVRPLQRQLSADTAVVKNRCGPPPMGSVKSNRVFSVDIPEQRSDPPKYPTEKSSPVGCGGGVGSSGGSGVGGCNGNGMGNINGGGVSVNGGGMGCNNGSGGGGGGAVVGPGPQQHHLEVQPDYHSSEHRHSFPALYYEGGNESPSPAQKASFLKPLGRSKRDATATYSQLSPSRHHNYNSGYSSSPEYSSESTLRIWERFRPYKKSPREEASYIAAGHALRKKVQFAKDEDLHDILDYWKGVSAQQKL, from the exons ATGGCCAGCAGACTCTGTTTGTCCTCcctgtttctctccctcctGCTCCCTGCACTGTTGCTCCTCCACCTGCCGGGCACGGTGAAAGGGGACTGCTGGCTTATAGAAGGGGATAAAGGCTACGTTTGGCTGGCTATCTGCAGTCAGAACCAGCCTCCATATGAGACCATCCCCCAGCACATCAACAGCACG GTTCATGACCTGAGGCTGAATGAGAACAAACTTAAGGCTGTGCTCTTTACCTCCATGTACCGCTTCACAAACCTTACTGACCTCAATCTCACCAAGAACGAGATCAGCTACATCGAGGACGGCGCCTTCGCAGGACAGGCCAATCTACAG gttCTCCAGCTGGGCTACAACAAGCTGACCAACCTGACTGAGGGCATGTTGAGAGGTCTGGGTCGAATGCAGTGCCTCTTCTTGCAACACAACCTTATTGAGGTCATTGCCAACAACGCCTTCTGGGAGTGCCCCAGCCTCAGCAGCCTGGATTTATCGTCCAATAAGTTGGCCCGTCTTGACCCTTCTACATTCACTGTCCTCAACAGGCTGATGGTATGTGAACTAGCAGGAAACCCATTCCACTGTGGCTGTGAGCTCTACAGCTTTCTCACTTGGCTGGAGGCATTTAACAACGTCACCCACACCTACGACCGCCTCCAGTGCGAAACCCCTCTGGAAATGACCGGGTATCCACTCCTGAGCCCGCTGCCCGGACACGGAAGAAATGCCCGTTTCACTCTTTTATCCATGTGTCGCGATGGTGTGATAATTCCAGGAATTACCTCCCAGACACCAGATCAAGATGGCTCTGGCATGGGTTTGGACAACCCGGACCAAGGTCTGTATCACCAGCCCAACACATCGTCCACTCCTGACCCCAGCTATAACCATCAGATTTCCATGAGGCTTGAAACTGTCTCGCTCTACACCGCTTCTCTAGTGGTGCAGATCCCACGGCCATACAGTAAAATGTACATCCTCTCCCAGTACAACCAAACTTTTGTTGCAGACATCAAGCCCCTTAAGAAACAGCGGGAGATACTCACTTTGGACAAGCTGAAACCACACACGAACTACACTTATTGTGTGGCTTCTGCGAGCAAATCTCAGCGCTACAACcacacctgtctgtcctttACCACACGAGCTATGGGTCCAGGGGACCAAAGAAGCAATCCATCCACAACTACCCACTACATCATGACCATCTTGGGATGTCTGTTTGGCATGGTCATTGTGCTTGGATTAGTTTATTACTGTCTCAGACGGCGACGCATCCaggaagagaagcagaaagcTATAAGTGTGAAGAAAACTATTTTGGAGATGAG GTATGGTCCagaagcagctgcagcagtggcCAATGACCCAGGAGCCATGCAACGTCTCCAAGAACAGGctcaccaccagcaccaccattCAGGAGGAGCAGGTGGCAAGCTGCCCCAGTCTGCCTCCTCGAGCACAGGCATGCTCCACGGCTCGGCCAACACCAGTTCTTCCCGCCTCTCCACCTTGCCGCAGGTGGAAAAAATGGCCTCTGCCTTCACTGAGGCAATGGGTGGCAAGGGCAACTACATGGATGTGAGGACGCCGGGAGTGGCAGGGgaaggcagggagggaggggtgggagCTGGAGGAGCAGTGATAGGAGGGGAAGTAGTTGTGGATATGCGAGGTGGGGCTGAGAATGGGACAGAGGCTGGGGAGGATTCGGACGATGATGGCCGTGGCTCAGCATCAGAGATCTCCACCATTGCCAAGGAGGTTGACAAGGTGAACCAGATCATCAACAACTGCATTGATGCCCTGAAGCTGGATGCCTCTGCTAATGTTGTAACCACGGCTGACAATGGTAACTCTGTGTCCTCCTCCCAGCCTCCAGCTTGCATTGCGTCCCTTCCCCGCAACCTCCTGCCCCTCTCCCCTGGCCACCCTGGAGATCAGATCATGGCCTCTTCTCCAAAGGTGCATCCAAAGTCTCACCCCCAGCCTCATCCTCAGCCACATCCTCAACCACATCCTCAgcctcatcctcatcctcagcTACATCAGCAGCCTCACCCGCCGTCTATGGCCCCAGTGCCCCTGGTCATGCCCCTGTCTGAGCGGCCAGGCATCAGTGGTGGGGGGTTCCTTTCCCCTCCTTATCGTGATCCACCCCCAGCCAATGCAGTGCGGCCCCTTCAGAGGCAGTTAAGCGCTGACACTGCTGTGGTGAAGAACCGTTGCGGTCCCCCTCCTATGGGATCTGTGAAGAGCAACAGGGTGTTCAGTGTGGACATCCCTGAGCAGCGCAGCGATCCCCCCAAGTAcccaacagagaaaagcagcccTGTGGGTTGTGGTGGAGGGGTTGGAAGTAGTGGAGGTAGTGGAGTAGGGGGCTGCAATGGAAATGGGATGGGAAACATAAATGGCGGTGGGGTGAGTGTGAATGGAGGCGGAATGGGATGTAATAATGGGAGTGGAGGCGGAGGTGGAGGTGCAGTTGTCGGCCCTGGACCGCAGCAGCACCACTTGGAGGTTCAGCCAGACTACCACAGCTCAGAGCACCGCCATTCCTTTCCTGCCCTCTACTATGAAGGCGGCAACGAATCGCCCTCACCGGCCCAAAAGGCCTCATTTCTCAAGCCACTGGGCCGCAGCAAGAGGGATGCCACAGCTACCTACTCCCAGCTCTCACCTTCTCGTCACCACAACTACAACTCTGGCTACTCCTCCAGTCCAGAGTATTCGTCTGAGAGCACACTGCGGATCTGGGAGCGATTCCGGCCTTACAAGAAAAGCCCCAGAGAGGAAGCATCCTATATAGCGGCAGGCCACGCCCTGCGTAAGAAGGTGCAGTTCGCCAAGGACGAGGACCTTCACGATATTTTAGACTACTGGAAAGGGGTTTCTGCTCAGCAGAAGCTGTGA
- the elfn2a gene encoding extracellular leucine-rich repeat and fibronectin type III domain containing 2a isoform X2, whose translation MASRLCLSSLFLSLLLPALLLLHLPGTVKGDCWLIEGDKGYVWLAICSQNQPPYETIPQHINSTVHDLRLNENKLKAVLFTSMYRFTNLTDLNLTKNEISYIEDGAFAGQANLQVLQLGYNKLTNLTEGMLRGLGRMQCLFLQHNLIEVIANNAFWECPSLSSLDLSSNKLARLDPSTFTVLNRLMVCELAGNPFHCGCELYSFLTWLEAFNNVTHTYDRLQCETPLEMTGYPLLSPLPGHGRNARFTLLSMCRDGVIIPGITSQTPDQDGSGMGLDNPDQGLYHQPNTSSTPDPSYNHQISMRLETVSLYTASLVVQIPRPYSKMYILSQYNQTFVADIKPLKKQREILTLDKLKPHTNYTYCVASASKSQRYNHTCLSFTTRAMGPGDQRSNPSTTTHYIMTILGCLFGMVIVLGLVYYCLRRRRIQEEKQKAISVKKTILEMRYGPEAAAAVANDPGAMQRLQEQAHHQHHHSGGAGGKLPQSASSSTGMLHGSANTSSSRLSTLPQVEKMASAFTEAMGGKGNYMDVRTPGVAGEGREGGVGAGGAVIGGEVVVDMRGGAENGTEAGEDSDDDGRGSASEISTIAKEVDKVNQIINNCIDALKLDASANVVTTADNGNSVSSSQPPACIASLPRNLLPLSPGHPGDQIMASSPKPHPPSMAPVPLVMPLSERPGISGGGFLSPPYRDPPPANAVRPLQRQLSADTAVVKNRCGPPPMGSVKSNRVFSVDIPEQRSDPPKYPTEKSSPVGCGGGVGSSGGSGVGGCNGNGMGNINGGGVSVNGGGMGCNNGSGGGGGGAVVGPGPQQHHLEVQPDYHSSEHRHSFPALYYEGGNESPSPAQKASFLKPLGRSKRDATATYSQLSPSRHHNYNSGYSSSPEYSSESTLRIWERFRPYKKSPREEASYIAAGHALRKKVQFAKDEDLHDILDYWKGVSAQQKL comes from the exons ATGGCCAGCAGACTCTGTTTGTCCTCcctgtttctctccctcctGCTCCCTGCACTGTTGCTCCTCCACCTGCCGGGCACGGTGAAAGGGGACTGCTGGCTTATAGAAGGGGATAAAGGCTACGTTTGGCTGGCTATCTGCAGTCAGAACCAGCCTCCATATGAGACCATCCCCCAGCACATCAACAGCACG GTTCATGACCTGAGGCTGAATGAGAACAAACTTAAGGCTGTGCTCTTTACCTCCATGTACCGCTTCACAAACCTTACTGACCTCAATCTCACCAAGAACGAGATCAGCTACATCGAGGACGGCGCCTTCGCAGGACAGGCCAATCTACAG gttCTCCAGCTGGGCTACAACAAGCTGACCAACCTGACTGAGGGCATGTTGAGAGGTCTGGGTCGAATGCAGTGCCTCTTCTTGCAACACAACCTTATTGAGGTCATTGCCAACAACGCCTTCTGGGAGTGCCCCAGCCTCAGCAGCCTGGATTTATCGTCCAATAAGTTGGCCCGTCTTGACCCTTCTACATTCACTGTCCTCAACAGGCTGATGGTATGTGAACTAGCAGGAAACCCATTCCACTGTGGCTGTGAGCTCTACAGCTTTCTCACTTGGCTGGAGGCATTTAACAACGTCACCCACACCTACGACCGCCTCCAGTGCGAAACCCCTCTGGAAATGACCGGGTATCCACTCCTGAGCCCGCTGCCCGGACACGGAAGAAATGCCCGTTTCACTCTTTTATCCATGTGTCGCGATGGTGTGATAATTCCAGGAATTACCTCCCAGACACCAGATCAAGATGGCTCTGGCATGGGTTTGGACAACCCGGACCAAGGTCTGTATCACCAGCCCAACACATCGTCCACTCCTGACCCCAGCTATAACCATCAGATTTCCATGAGGCTTGAAACTGTCTCGCTCTACACCGCTTCTCTAGTGGTGCAGATCCCACGGCCATACAGTAAAATGTACATCCTCTCCCAGTACAACCAAACTTTTGTTGCAGACATCAAGCCCCTTAAGAAACAGCGGGAGATACTCACTTTGGACAAGCTGAAACCACACACGAACTACACTTATTGTGTGGCTTCTGCGAGCAAATCTCAGCGCTACAACcacacctgtctgtcctttACCACACGAGCTATGGGTCCAGGGGACCAAAGAAGCAATCCATCCACAACTACCCACTACATCATGACCATCTTGGGATGTCTGTTTGGCATGGTCATTGTGCTTGGATTAGTTTATTACTGTCTCAGACGGCGACGCATCCaggaagagaagcagaaagcTATAAGTGTGAAGAAAACTATTTTGGAGATGAG GTATGGTCCagaagcagctgcagcagtggcCAATGACCCAGGAGCCATGCAACGTCTCCAAGAACAGGctcaccaccagcaccaccattCAGGAGGAGCAGGTGGCAAGCTGCCCCAGTCTGCCTCCTCGAGCACAGGCATGCTCCACGGCTCGGCCAACACCAGTTCTTCCCGCCTCTCCACCTTGCCGCAGGTGGAAAAAATGGCCTCTGCCTTCACTGAGGCAATGGGTGGCAAGGGCAACTACATGGATGTGAGGACGCCGGGAGTGGCAGGGgaaggcagggagggaggggtgggagCTGGAGGAGCAGTGATAGGAGGGGAAGTAGTTGTGGATATGCGAGGTGGGGCTGAGAATGGGACAGAGGCTGGGGAGGATTCGGACGATGATGGCCGTGGCTCAGCATCAGAGATCTCCACCATTGCCAAGGAGGTTGACAAGGTGAACCAGATCATCAACAACTGCATTGATGCCCTGAAGCTGGATGCCTCTGCTAATGTTGTAACCACGGCTGACAATGGTAACTCTGTGTCCTCCTCCCAGCCTCCAGCTTGCATTGCGTCCCTTCCCCGCAACCTCCTGCCCCTCTCCCCTGGCCACCCTGGAGATCAGATCATGGCCTCTTCTCCAAAG CCTCACCCGCCGTCTATGGCCCCAGTGCCCCTGGTCATGCCCCTGTCTGAGCGGCCAGGCATCAGTGGTGGGGGGTTCCTTTCCCCTCCTTATCGTGATCCACCCCCAGCCAATGCAGTGCGGCCCCTTCAGAGGCAGTTAAGCGCTGACACTGCTGTGGTGAAGAACCGTTGCGGTCCCCCTCCTATGGGATCTGTGAAGAGCAACAGGGTGTTCAGTGTGGACATCCCTGAGCAGCGCAGCGATCCCCCCAAGTAcccaacagagaaaagcagcccTGTGGGTTGTGGTGGAGGGGTTGGAAGTAGTGGAGGTAGTGGAGTAGGGGGCTGCAATGGAAATGGGATGGGAAACATAAATGGCGGTGGGGTGAGTGTGAATGGAGGCGGAATGGGATGTAATAATGGGAGTGGAGGCGGAGGTGGAGGTGCAGTTGTCGGCCCTGGACCGCAGCAGCACCACTTGGAGGTTCAGCCAGACTACCACAGCTCAGAGCACCGCCATTCCTTTCCTGCCCTCTACTATGAAGGCGGCAACGAATCGCCCTCACCGGCCCAAAAGGCCTCATTTCTCAAGCCACTGGGCCGCAGCAAGAGGGATGCCACAGCTACCTACTCCCAGCTCTCACCTTCTCGTCACCACAACTACAACTCTGGCTACTCCTCCAGTCCAGAGTATTCGTCTGAGAGCACACTGCGGATCTGGGAGCGATTCCGGCCTTACAAGAAAAGCCCCAGAGAGGAAGCATCCTATATAGCGGCAGGCCACGCCCTGCGTAAGAAGGTGCAGTTCGCCAAGGACGAGGACCTTCACGATATTTTAGACTACTGGAAAGGGGTTTCTGCTCAGCAGAAGCTGTGA